In the genome of Actinomadura graeca, one region contains:
- a CDS encoding Type 1 glutamine amidotransferase-like domain-containing protein, whose amino-acid sequence MSGPRRLFLGSAGLGGLRGWLASLPAAPTRAVLVPTAANPMPSAPFADAAARLLRDEGLAVERLDLERAGPSCVERALGPADLVFVTGGYAMFLLQHARRSGFDQAVRRAVGDGRTAYAGISAGAALAGPGLGFFRDGEDPGRVSSTTGLGLVPFTVLPHRDRPGNAARHDHRILRAGDPARYVSINDDQAVTVDGPHWTITPSPRGPACGSSGP is encoded by the coding sequence ATGAGCGGACCCCGGCGCCTGTTCCTGGGGTCCGCCGGGCTGGGCGGCCTGCGGGGATGGCTCGCATCGCTCCCGGCGGCCCCCACCCGGGCGGTGCTGGTGCCCACCGCCGCCAACCCGATGCCGTCGGCGCCGTTCGCCGACGCGGCGGCCCGGCTTTTGCGCGACGAGGGCCTGGCGGTGGAGCGCCTCGACCTGGAACGCGCCGGGCCGTCCTGCGTCGAGCGGGCCCTCGGCCCGGCGGATCTGGTCTTCGTCACCGGCGGGTACGCGATGTTCCTCCTTCAGCACGCGCGCCGCAGCGGCTTCGACCAGGCCGTCCGCCGGGCGGTCGGCGACGGGCGGACGGCCTACGCCGGCATCTCCGCCGGAGCCGCGCTCGCCGGCCCCGGCCTCGGCTTCTTCCGCGACGGCGAGGACCCCGGCAGGGTCTCCTCCACCACCGGGCTCGGCCTCGTCCCGTTCACCGTGCTGCCGCACCGCGACCGGCCCGGCAACGCCGCACGGCACGACCACCGGATCCTGCGGGCGGGCGACCCGGCGCGGTACGTCTCGATCAACGACGACCAGGCCGTCACCGTCGACGGCCCCCACTGGACGATCACGCCCTCGCCGCGCGGTCCCGCCTGCGGGTCATCGGGACCCTGA